AAGGCAAGAAGAAGCTCTCGGCCAACAATATTTTTAAGCACAACAAGGCATGTTTTAACTTCATCAACACAAGAATTTAAATAGAAGGAGTTTTGGGTACTTGAACATCTAATGAAGTGTAGATAAAATGTGCCTACCAAGTTGAACCATCAAATCTGAGAGCCTACCAAAGATCCAAAACATAGAAACTAAAAGTTAGCACaagaaaacaccatattcaaggacaaccaaagctctagataccaaatgatgtaggattatctcaGTTCCTTTTAACATtcatgaatatggtgatgatttcTTAAGAAATAATCCCCAttagacattaagataacatgttatttagatgtgaaggttcatttcacAAAGCTCTAGAGAAGGAaagaatggattgattcaagTAAGAAAAGGAAGGGAATGTGCATGAAAAGGTAAAACCCGAGAACAAAATAACATGGAATCCGAGAGCaataaaggaagaagaaaacataaaaatggcAAGGAAATGAATGGAAATATGTGACAAGCACACCACTAAAAAGGAGAGGCCAAAGCCATGAATTCCTTTGAATATAAGTGATGGTGCCTCCACTTGAGTCTAGgctcaagataaggcttagaagtACTCATTCCTtggggaggaaactctcacaaatggttgataCACAAAGCTATCTTGAATtatccaaaatgttcaacccttttacaagtgttaggggtccccttaaatagaaatgtctaggggcctctaagtaaaacaaaataagtgtaacatccctagggaatattacttttgaaaataaatataataaaataaataaaaaattattactgtCAAATCTCATTCATAACGGtactttcccaaaaacgcgggaaaattaaaaaccatGGAATCGCATACATTACAATTATTCGCGATCAAAGTTGATAACAAaccataaaataactaaaatagctAATGttcaaaacatgaaaataagaaaaagattaaaatcTTCAAATTCCCATTTCATCCCGCTCTCTGAACTCaagcgtctcctggctcacctgtcaaatcatctactcctggataataaattatccgatcatcgccaaacacaagcagataggatgagctatgcaaatatatatatatatatatatatatatatatatatatatatgactccCATCCCAAGAAAATAAATCtacataaatatttcattattccAAATTACCCATCCttgatctcatagtccttcatgagtcatatgcatgaaatTAGGTCTTGGGATTttactgtgctcccacgaaactatcccttttgtggtccaaccctacgagccTATCCCACTCATAGTCTAGCCCCATAGACTCCTCGTGtatagtaaaacatccaagccttGCTAGCTTGGACCCTgacacgcacgcaatcaccatactatggactcctcgcccaatagcagcCAACAGAAACATAATTGTTCCTTGCCCATCATGCGGCCgacgcatgcaatcaccatactaaagACTCCTCGCTTATTAGTAGCCAACGGGAACTagccagttccatgcccatcatgcgtcccaccaccaagcacatcccagaacCTTATTGGACTTAGTCCGTCAAGCCCAAGCACAAAGGTAAgtgaacttagtccttcaagttcACTGATCAACGCAACAACCAATTATACAGCaaccaaaaccgcctggcgacCCGCCCCCTCCGCCAAGCGCCAAGCGCCAAATAGAAGTCACACAGACCCGTCACCGCTTAGCGGGACCTTCCCTGCTGCTAGGCACCGCCTCCAGACAGTGGCCACTACCATTGATTTAGAACTCTATCGCTTGGCGGTTCGCCCCGCACCGCCAGGTgctataccagtagcgcaatgctactggtttttggcatttTTAACAAGTCTTAAGAGACCCCAAACATGTAATTTAACCCTCATGCATCAATCATAGTATTTAAGTCATAACATCGTAACCAAAATGCAATAAGTACCATCAAtcatgtccccaaatgaatattATCATGCTTGAACATGCCTTACTTGATGCTCTAAAGAAATAACCACAATGAACCAATATGGTATCGTCCATTTACCACCCCCACAATGTATACAGTTTGCCAAACCACACCCCAATTACAGCTCCAACCTTAGTTTGTACCAAGTCCATTTTATCATGCGCCCCCACTCTTTGTGTCTTATTCCTCTAAAAAATCTACCTAAGACATTCAATAACTCTTGATCCAATACCCTCACGGTCTAATACTCAATTAACTCATTCCTCCTCAATTTAGACAGCATTGCATCTTATATCTGATTAACAAATCTGCCACTATAACCCACCAAGTGCATGAAATCCACAATTCTTATCCCCCACATTCAATCTCACAATTATTACATAAGgcacacaaataacaaaatcaCAGTCTATCACCTATCAATGCACTTTTGATGATGGCCCTAGTCAACGCCCCGTGACCAGAACACCAACCAATTTACACTTGCTACTAAGCTCTCCAGTCGCCTGGCAGTACCCTCAGTGCCGTTAGGCGGTGCATGAAAAACTGGTTCTGTCTAGATTCCTCCTGCATTCAACGTGACCCACCGACCCCACTATTTCACAGTTCACCCTCACGATCATGTAATTTCACACGCACCACATCCCATATTCAGAATACAATCTTATTATCATCAATTACACCAAAAACAGTACGCCACTCACAATCATCACCTATGTTCATTCAACCCTAAACCTGACTAAACCCAAAATCCCAATTGAAGTGAAAGTTCATGAACTATTTCACCAATTCTGCATTTTCAAATAACAATTCGCCCTACCAAGGATTCTCACATCATGACAATCACTTCCAGAACCTCCCTATATCatgaaaacacaaaaaagaatCTAAGAGAATGGCAAACCAGTTGGTGTCGCCTGGTGGGTAGCACATAGTTGCGAGGCGGTTCATGGCATGTAACCCAGAAAATGGCTCCGGAGGTATAAGTCACCTGGCGGGCCTTCAATGCCGCCAGGCAggttctggaaatttccagaaacgtgATAAAATTCAATGCAATTTCAATTTACACATTCCATCACATCCAGAACAGCACGAAAGCATATACATGATATATAACACGCAAAATttaactcccctaacctggattaaaGCTTCCCTTGAGTGATTTTGTGCTTCTTCCCTTTGACTCCAAACCACTTAAgatagtacttttccatgtcaccCCCCATTAACATacaatgccataaaggctctttctacccgcatttattaattaattaattatttaattaactaattttcatgggtcttacattTCCCCCACCTTTAACAGTTTTCATCCTCGAAAATAAGATTTACCAGGGAACAATTGTGGATAGGATAGCctcatgcgatcctccatctcctAGGTCATTTTCTGAGTTGCCTCGTCCTAGAGCACCTTTTGTCTTTATCTCCTTAACCCTTAGTTGTTTGACTTGAGAGTCAAGAATAAGAATCGGTCCAACTAGCATCGTTAAATCCTCTCGCACCTGTACGTCATCAGCCTCTAGTACGTGGTCTGGACTTGCAACATATTTCCTTAGTTGAGAAACATGGAATACATTGTGCAAGTTTGCCAGATGAGGTGGCAAGGCAATTTCGTAGGTCGCCGGTCCAATCCTCTGCGTGATCCGGTAGGGTCCTATAAACCTCGAGGTCAACTTCCTCGACTTAAGAACCCTTCCAACTCCCGTGGTTGGAGTAACCCAGAGAAACACATGATCTCCTTCATTGAACTCCAATGGCCGCCTTCGCTTATCAACATAGGACTTCTGTCGACTCTATGTGGCTCGCATCCGATCCTGGACTAATTTAACTTTTCCAGTTGTTTGCTGCAGAAACTCAGGGCCAAGCATAAAGGCTTCACCATCCTGGTACCAACATAGCGGGGTTCTACACCTTCTTCCGTAGAGTGCTTCATAAGGTGCCATACCAATACTAGCATGATAGTTATTATTGTATGTGAACTCTACCAAAGGCAATACATCATTCCAATTTCCCAGATGGTCTAGCACACAAGACCTCAACATGTCTTCCAAGGATTGGATGGTCCGCTCAGATTGAccatccgtctgaggatgataggTCGAACTCATCCGTGAATGAATCTCGGATCCTGGTCTGACACTATGCTTTCTGGCACCCCGTGTAATCTCACTACCTCCCGTACATAAGTTTGTGCTACCTTATCCATCGACCATTTTTGATTTATAGGTACGAAGTGCGCACACTTAGTCAGTCGATCTACTATTACCCAGACTGAATCATGCCCTCTTGTCGATTTTGGCAAGTGCGTCACAAAGTCCATAGAGATACTGTCCCACTTCCACTGAGGCACTTCCAATGGTTGCAGGGTACCTCCCGGCCtttgatgttcaattttggCCTTTTGACATACCAAACATTGAGCAACAAAGTTTGCCACATCTGATTTCATTCCATTCCACCAAAAGGACTCCTTCAAATccttgtacatcttagtcataccagggtgtatgctaagacgcCTCTAATGACCTTCCTTCAAAATTTACCTCCTGAATAAGGGTCTCCCAGGCACGAACACCCTACCTTTGAAACGTAGAATGTCGTCCTCTCCCATCTGGTAGTTCTTTCCTTTATCTGTACCCATCCATCCTATAAATTATTGCAACTCCATATTATGTCCTTGAGCCACATGTATCTCATATAAGAACTCATTAGTAACTTTCAACAAGCCGCATTGTATGACTCCTTGCCCAAACTACATTCACAGATTCATATCTCAGAGTTTCTCAATTAGTTCCAACTCCTTTACCATCATACAAGACATATGCATCTTTTTACGACTTAAAGCATCGGCTACGACATTCGCCTTGCCTGGGAGATAAAGCAattcaaagtcgtagtccttcaaGTACTCCATCCATCTACGTTGTCTTATATTTAACTCCTTCTGATCGAACAAGTATTTCAAGcttttatgatcactaaaaatttgaaattgagaCCCGTACAGGTAGTGTCTCCAAGATTTAAGAGCAAACACAATAGTTGCTAGCTCCAAGTTGTGATttgggtaatttttctcatgcaccttcagcTGACGAGAAGCATATGCTACTGGCCTTTTGTCTTGCATCAATACACACCCCAGACCTTGATAAGACGCATCACAATACACTTTAAACATTTTCCCATTATCAGGAATCACTAGCACTGGAGCGGTACTCAAACACCTCTTCATCTCCTCAAAACACTCCTCACACTTTTCAGTCCAAGAAATGGTTGATCTTTTCTTGTAAGTTGTGTCAATGGATTCACCTTCTTTGAGAACCCTTCCACGAATCTCCTGTAATAACCTGCTAAGCCCAAGAAGCTCCTCACCTTCGTCACTGTCTTAAGCCTTTCCCACTTGAGCACCATCTTGATCTTAGCCGGGTCCACTGCTATACCCTTGGCTGAGATAACATGTCCAAGAAATTGTACCTCTTCCAGCCAAAATTCAAACTTGGACAACTTCCCGTACAACTGGTGATCTCTGAGTATTTTCAATACAACCTTCAGATGATCAGTGTGCTCTTCTCTCGTCTTTGAGTAAATAAgtatgtaatccatgaatattgcCGGTGCATTTGTTACTCCAAATGGCATCACCACATATTCGTAATGCCCACACCTTGACCTGAACGTCGTCTTCTATACGTCTTCCAGCTTCACTAAGATCTAATGGTATCTAGATCGTAGGTCTATTTTGGAGAATACTCCTGCCCCCTTCAACTGATCTAGTAGATCGTCAATTCTCAGCagtggatacttattcttgattgtTAATTTGTTCAGCTACCGGTAATCAACGCAAAGTCTTGagctcccatccttcttcttcactaataGCACCGAAGCTCCCCACAGTGACGCACTAGGCCGGATaaacttcttctcaagcagatCTTCTATTTGCTTCTTGAGTTCTGCCAACTCTGCAGGCGCCATTTTAAATGGAGTCATAGATACCGGACCTGCACCAAGAACTAAGTCAACAGTGAAGTCTACGTCTCGGCTCGGTGGTAATCCTGATACTTCATTCGGAAACACATCGACGTACTCGTTGACCACAAGAATATTCTGAATCATCTCCACTGCGTTTTTCTTTTCTGGTTTGGCAATCACCATAAAACAAGTGGCCTCTTCTTGCAGTGCTCTCACAGCTTCTCGAGTTGAGATCAACTTCAACCCTTCATGTTCTGGGAACACCAAACTGCGTCgtccacaatcaattatgacGTAATTATTGGACAGTCAGTCCATTCCCAATAATACATCCAGTCCCTCCAGAggcaagcacaccaagttcaccttgaATCTGCGACCTGCCACTTCCATTAAACACCCAACGGAGACTGAACTGGTAGCTACCTAACCCAAGGAAGGAGTCAAAACAAGCAACTCACATCCCAAATCACGTTTCTCCAGGTTCAGTCTCCTCACATGCTTTAGAAATGAAAGAATGTGTTGCTCCAAAGTCGAACAACACTAAGACTGACTGGCCAATTAACAAACAAGGCTCGAGAATAAGGTTACCTGATTGGGTAGCCTTAGTGGAGGTCATGGCGAAGACTCTACCTGTCGCTCTAGCTCTTTCGACTAGGGATGCTGCTGGCTTCTTCGCACCAATACTCTTCTTCTCTGGACAATTATTGGCAAAGTGGCCCGGTTTATCGCATATGAAACACTTGCGACGATCATCTGATCCTCCTACTCCACTAGTTAACTGAGGGCAATTTCTCTTTAAATGGGGTCCACCACACTGATAACATGTGGGACCCTGAGAAGTCTGTGGTCGGCTATAAGGTTTCTTCATCTGCCTCGCCTCTGCGACATTCTTCTGATGTCAACTTGCTGGATTTCGCCCTTTTTCTAGATACTCTGCGCTCTTGGCTTGTTTCACCAAGACTGGAAATCTTCTTTCTCTCAGAGGCGTAATCACCTTCTTCAGTTCATGCTTGAGTCCCTGCTCAAACTTAAGGCACCTCCACTCTTCAATGATTGCTTGAGAATAGTACCTTGCTAGATGCTCGAATTTATTAACGTATTCTTGCACCGACATATTCCCTTGTTGCAGGGCCAAGAACTCCGCCTCCCTGTCTTGCTTAGTTGTATCTGGAAAATATTTCTCTAAGAAACGGATTCTGAAATTGGCCCATGTCACTTGCTCCTCCTTAGTCTCcatttgttgttgtatgcttGCCCACCAGTATTCAGCATCATTATTCAGCAGGTACACAGCAAAAGCCAGCTTCTGCTCGTCAGCACAATTCATTACTCCAAAAATCTTTTCGCACTCTCGAAGCCACGCATCAGCTTCGTCTGGAGTGGCCCCACCTGTGAATTCTACGGGCTTATGACGCAGAAAATCCTCCACTGTCAGCACCCTCACTGGTGCAATTGCCACTCTCAGCTGTGCTGGAATAGGATTttgcatcgcatccaccataCGATGAATGGCTTCTGCAATCTCATCAGCACCATTAGCATTTCTCCTTCTCCTTTGAGATGCCATTGCCGGGATACGCCACATATTCAACCGTTAAACATCACTCCATCAGTTTAACAAATTTCTACCTCCTTAAATTTAAACACACACAATGACATGCACATACATAGCAAGCTTACTCCCCAAAAGCcccaaaacatttttttccaaaaaattttcaaaatttttgctctgataccaactgtaacatccctaaggaatactacttttgaaaataaatataataaaataaataaaaaaatattactgtcAAATCTCATTTATAACGGTACTTTCccaaaaacgtgggaaaattaaaaaccatGGAATCACATACATTACAATTATTCGCGATCAAAATTGATTACAAaccataaaataactaaaatagctAATGttcaaaacatgaaaataagCAAAAGATTAAAATCTTCAAATTCCCATTTCATCCCGCTCTCTAAACTCaagcgtctcctggctcacctgtcaaatcatctactcccggataataaattatccgatcatcgccaaacacaagcagatagggtgagctatgcaaatatatatatatatatatatatatatatatatatatatatatatatatatatatctcatcCCAAGAAAATAAATctacaaaaatatttcattattccaaattacccatccctgatctcatagtccttcatgagtcatatgcatgaaactaggtcttgggattttactgtgctcccacgaaactatcCCTTTCTTGGTCCAACCCTACGACCTATCCCACTCAAAGTCCAACCCCACaaactcctcgtctgtagtaaaacgTCCAAGCCTTCCTagcttggaccctggcacgcacgcaatcaccatactatagACTCATCGCCCAATAGCAGCCAACGAGAATATAACCATTCTTTGCTCATCGTTCGGTCgacgcatgcaatcaccatactaaagACTCATCGCctattagtagccgacgggaactagCCAGTTCTATGCCCATCATACCTTCCACCACCAAGCACATCTTAGACCCATATTGGACTTAGTCCGTCAAGCCCAAGCACAAAGGTAAgtgaacttagtccttcaagttcACTGATCAACGCAACAACCAATCATACAACAACCAAAACCGTCTGGCGCCACCTAGACATTGCTAGGTGAAAACTGGCCGTAAATAGCCTGGCGTCCCGGGCCCTCCGCCAAGCGCCAAGCGCCAAACAGAAGTCACACAGACCCGTCATCGCTTGGCAGGACCTTCCCTATCGCTAGGCGCCACCTCCAgacagtggccactgccactaaTTTAGAACTCTATCGCCTAGCGGTTCGCCCCGCACCGCTAGGGgctataccagtagcgcaatgctactggtttttggcatttTCAACAAATCTTAAGAGACCCCAAAAATGTAATTCAACTCTCATGCATCAATCATAGTATTTAAGTCATAACATCGTAACCAAAATGCAACAAGTACCATTAATCATTTCCCCAAATGAATATTATCATGCCCGAACATGCCTTACTTGATGCTCTAAAGAAACAACCACAATGAACCAATATGGTACCCTCCATTTACCACCCTCACAATGTATATAGTTTGCAAACCACACCCCAATTACAGCTCCAACCCTAGTTTGTGCCAAGTCCATTTTATCATGCGCCCCCACTCTTTGTCTCTTATTCCTCTAAATCTACCCAAAACATCCAATAACTCTTGATCCAATACCCGCACAGTCTAATACTCAATTAACTCATTCCTCCTCAATTTAGACAGCATTGCACCTTATATTTGATTAACAAATCCGCCACTATAACCCACCAAGTGCATCCAATCCACAATTCTTATCCCCCACATTTAATCTCACAATTATTACATAAGGCACATAGATAACAAAATCCCAGTCTATCACCTATCAAAGCACTTCCGATGATGACCCTATTCAACGTCTCGTGACCA
This region of Vigna unguiculata cultivar IT97K-499-35 chromosome 5, ASM411807v1, whole genome shotgun sequence genomic DNA includes:
- the LOC114184625 gene encoding uncharacterized protein LOC114184625, which gives rise to MPFGVTNAPAIFMDYILIYSKTREEHTDHLKVVLKILRDHQLYGKLSKFEFWLEEVQFLGHVISAKGIAVDPAKIKMVLKWERLKTVTKVRSFLGLAGYYRRFVEGFSKKVNPLTQLTRKDQPFLGLKSVRSVLRR
- the LOC114184626 gene encoding uncharacterized protein LOC114184626, coding for MASQRRRRNANGADEIAEAIHRMVDAMQNPIPAQLRVAIAPVRVLTVEDFLRHKPVEFTGGATPDEADAWLRECEKIFGVMNCADEQKLAFAVYLLNNDAEYWWASIQQQMETKEEQVTWANFRIRFLEKYFPDTTKQDREAEFLALQQGNMSVQEYVNKFEHLARYYSQAIIEEWRCLKFEQGLKHELKKVITPLRERRFPVLVKQAKSAEYLEKGRNPAS